From one Pseudomonas fluorescens genomic stretch:
- a CDS encoding K+/H+ antiporter subunit F has translation MTGLLANAILASLFIFALAMALTLWRLFRGPSAQDRVLALDYLYILAMLMMLVLGIRYASDTYFEGALLIALFGFVGSFALAKFLLRGEVIE, from the coding sequence ATGACTGGCCTGCTTGCCAATGCCATTCTCGCCAGCCTGTTCATCTTTGCCCTGGCCATGGCCCTGACCCTGTGGCGGCTGTTTCGCGGCCCTTCGGCGCAGGACCGGGTACTGGCGCTGGATTACCTGTACATCCTGGCCATGCTGATGATGCTGGTGCTGGGTATCCGTTACGCCAGTGACACCTATTTCGAAGGCGCACTGCTGATCGCGCTGTTCGGCTTTGTCGGCTCCTTCGCCCTGGCCAAATTCCTCCTGCGTGGCGAGGTGATCGAATGA
- a CDS encoding Na+/H+ antiporter subunit G, whose amino-acid sequence MINANELPFWVELLVAVLLLLSSLFALSGAVGLIRLKDFFQRMHPPALASTLGAWCVALASILYFSMLKESPVLHAWLIPILLSITVPVTTLLLARAALFRKRMAGDDVPEEVSSGRDRGN is encoded by the coding sequence ATGATCAATGCCAATGAACTGCCGTTCTGGGTAGAACTGCTGGTGGCCGTGTTGCTGCTGCTGAGCAGCCTGTTCGCCCTGAGCGGCGCTGTCGGCCTGATTCGCCTGAAGGACTTCTTTCAGCGCATGCACCCGCCGGCCCTGGCATCGACACTGGGTGCCTGGTGCGTCGCCCTGGCCTCGATCCTGTACTTCTCGATGCTCAAGGAGTCGCCGGTGCTGCATGCCTGGCTGATCCCGATCCTGCTGTCGATCACCGTGCCGGTCACCACCCTGCTGCTGGCCCGTGCTGCATTGTTTCGCAAGCGCATGGCCGGTGATGACGTACCTGAAGAAGTCAGCAGTGGCCGCGATCGCGGCAACTGA
- a CDS encoding methyl-accepting chemotaxis protein, with amino-acid sequence MAAQQDVLRWSQNMMREGSLPGAVVEGQATPFAVAPWSDTVLQSLVLAGLLAAMAFAGLSFYLGLPLALLALWLPRLRKVAVAAQETREPLAELTRDLSRTTSHNALSAAGVAFSVQQLADKLQSQLDCAAQIVSSAEVMIGTEKATSQLSQQALVAARSAHQSSAAGRTVLAESIQRMHHLSARATASRELIEALHLRSEDIARVTLVIQTIASQTNLLALNAAIEAARAGDHGRGFAVVADEVRGLAGRTASATEEVGQMVADIQQRTAQVVGQIRELSDDLHSGVDQVEHTGEQLDSIAGLAAGVEQQIGEIAEGTETNRLQLDSLFEAVARMRSDLQVSDQQTRRLAQAAVQLEGQAESISERLAEVGLDDYHQRVYDLARQGAQQIAEQFENDIAQGRISLEDLFDRHYQQLPGTSPARFRTRFDPYTDQVLPPIQEPLLKQHEGLVFAIACTQQGYVPTHNNAFNQPLTGDQAIDTAHNRSKRKFDDRTGIRCGSHQQAVLLQTYTRDTGELMHDLSVPIHVQGRHWGGLRLGYRPQQD; translated from the coding sequence ATGGCCGCACAACAAGACGTGCTGCGATGGAGCCAAAACATGATGCGAGAAGGATCTCTGCCTGGCGCCGTGGTCGAAGGGCAAGCTACGCCGTTCGCCGTTGCGCCGTGGTCAGACACGGTTTTGCAGAGCCTGGTACTGGCAGGGTTGCTGGCGGCCATGGCGTTTGCCGGGCTGTCGTTTTACCTCGGCCTGCCGCTGGCCCTGCTGGCGTTGTGGTTGCCGCGCCTGCGCAAGGTCGCGGTTGCCGCGCAGGAAACCCGTGAGCCGCTGGCCGAGCTGACTCGCGACCTGTCGCGCACCACCAGCCACAATGCCCTGTCGGCCGCCGGGGTGGCGTTCTCGGTGCAACAGCTGGCAGACAAGCTGCAGTCGCAACTGGACTGCGCAGCGCAAATCGTCAGCAGCGCCGAAGTGATGATCGGCACCGAGAAGGCCACCTCGCAGTTGAGCCAGCAGGCCCTGGTCGCTGCCCGCAGCGCCCATCAAAGCAGCGCCGCCGGGCGCACGGTACTGGCCGAGTCGATCCAGCGCATGCATCACCTGAGTGCGCGGGCTACCGCTAGCCGCGAACTGATCGAGGCGCTGCACCTGCGCAGCGAGGATATCGCCAGGGTCACCCTGGTGATTCAGACCATCGCCAGCCAGACCAACCTGCTGGCCCTCAACGCGGCGATCGAAGCAGCCAGGGCGGGTGATCACGGGCGCGGCTTTGCCGTGGTTGCCGATGAGGTGCGGGGCCTGGCCGGGCGTACCGCCAGCGCCACCGAGGAAGTCGGGCAGATGGTCGCCGATATCCAGCAGCGTACGGCGCAGGTGGTCGGGCAGATCCGCGAGCTGTCAGATGACCTGCACAGCGGCGTGGACCAGGTCGAACACACGGGCGAGCAACTGGACAGCATTGCCGGGCTGGCCGCCGGGGTCGAGCAGCAGATCGGCGAGATCGCCGAGGGTACCGAAACCAATCGATTGCAACTGGACAGCCTGTTCGAGGCGGTGGCGCGCATGCGCAGCGACCTGCAGGTCAGCGACCAGCAAACCCGGCGACTGGCCCAGGCCGCCGTACAACTGGAAGGGCAGGCCGAAAGCATCAGTGAGCGCCTGGCGGAGGTTGGCCTGGACGACTATCACCAGCGCGTTTATGACCTGGCCCGTCAAGGCGCACAGCAGATTGCCGAACAGTTCGAGAACGATATCGCCCAGGGGCGCATCAGCCTTGAGGACTTGTTCGACCGCCACTACCAGCAACTGCCGGGTACTTCGCCAGCACGTTTTCGCACCCGTTTCGACCCGTACACCGACCAGGTCCTGCCGCCGATCCAGGAGCCGCTGCTCAAGCAGCATGAAGGCCTGGTGTTCGCCATTGCCTGCACCCAGCAAGGTTATGTCCCTACCCACAACAATGCCTTCAATCAGCCGTTGACCGGTGACCAGGCCATCGATACTGCGCACAACCGCAGCAAGCGCAAGTTCGACGACCGTACTGGTATTCGCTGCGGCAGCCATCAACAGGCGGTGTTGTTGCAAACCTATACCCGCGATACGGGCGAGCTGATGCACGACCTGTCAGTGCCGATCCATGTGCAGGGCAGGCATTGGGGTGGTTTGCGTCTGGGCTACCGACCGCAGCAGGATTGA
- a CDS encoding TraR/DksA family transcriptional regulator, producing the protein MTKEKLLAMPADDYMNAEQLAFFTELLQSMKVEIHERIEQSRVTIESLDTPADPADAASVEEERHWLVNTIDRDQRLLPQLEMALGRIADESFGWCDDSGEPIGLKRLLISPTTKYCIEAQERHEQIDKHQRQA; encoded by the coding sequence ATGACAAAGGAAAAGTTGCTGGCCATGCCGGCCGATGACTACATGAACGCTGAGCAATTGGCTTTCTTCACCGAGCTGCTGCAGTCGATGAAGGTCGAGATCCATGAGCGCATCGAGCAAAGCCGTGTAACCATCGAAAGCCTGGACACGCCTGCCGATCCTGCCGACGCCGCCTCGGTCGAAGAAGAGCGCCACTGGTTGGTCAACACCATCGACCGTGATCAGCGTCTGCTGCCTCAGCTGGAAATGGCCCTGGGCCGGATTGCAGACGAAAGCTTCGGCTGGTGCGACGACAGCGGCGAGCCGATCGGCCTCAAGCGTCTGCTGATCAGCCCGACCACCAAGTACTGCATCGAAGCCCAAGAGCGTCACGAGCAGATCGACAAGCACCAGCGCCAGGCTTAA
- a CDS encoding PAS domain-containing hybrid sensor histidine kinase/response regulator yields MARPSEPAGDALAGLLGLSNHTVRKSHYPELAVRLEELEAERNRYKWLFEHAVHGIFQASLEDGMRAANPALARMLGYPDAQALVLSRNDLASHLFAGGQDELLAIAQVLQREQALIGYETQLRRRDGSHIDVLMNLLLRPDEEGVVEGFVADITERKLAQARLQQLNDQLEQRVAERTNELIEARDAAQAANRSKDKYLAAASHDLLQPLNAARLLISTLRERQLPAGEQQLVERAHQALEGAEDLLTDLLDISRLDQAAIKPDLDLYRLDEVLAPLASEFQPVAEAAGLSLRVRSGRLAVRTDLRLLTRILRNFLSNACRYTGHGRILLGARRRGDSVRLEVWDSGRGIAEDRLESIFLEFNQLDVGRAADRKGVGLGLAIVERIARILDYPVQVRSWPGRGSVFSIDVPLSNERPSEMPLSTLALPSVGDPLPGRRLLVLDNELSIQHSMAALLQQWGCEVLTACDYADALVVLEGQAPELILADYHLDHGVTGCEVVRDLRRHFAQSIFAVMITADRSDQSRRAMQRLGAPLLNKPVKPGKLRAVLSQLLG; encoded by the coding sequence ATGGCGAGGCCCTCTGAGCCGGCGGGTGACGCCCTGGCCGGGTTGCTGGGGCTGAGCAACCACACCGTACGCAAGAGTCATTACCCGGAACTGGCGGTGCGCCTCGAAGAGCTGGAGGCCGAGCGCAATCGTTACAAGTGGCTGTTCGAGCATGCGGTACATGGCATCTTTCAGGCCAGCCTCGAGGATGGCATGCGTGCGGCCAACCCGGCACTGGCGCGCATGCTGGGTTACCCGGACGCCCAGGCTCTGGTGTTGTCGCGCAACGACCTGGCCAGCCATCTGTTCGCCGGCGGCCAGGACGAGCTGCTGGCCATCGCCCAGGTGCTGCAGCGCGAGCAGGCGCTGATCGGCTACGAGACCCAGTTGCGCCGGCGTGACGGCAGCCATATCGACGTGCTGATGAACCTGTTGCTGCGTCCCGACGAAGAAGGCGTTGTCGAGGGTTTTGTCGCCGATATCACCGAACGCAAGCTGGCCCAGGCGCGTCTGCAGCAACTCAACGATCAGCTCGAACAGCGGGTTGCCGAACGCACCAATGAGCTGATCGAAGCGCGCGACGCCGCCCAGGCGGCCAACCGCAGCAAGGACAAGTACCTGGCAGCGGCCAGCCATGATCTGTTGCAGCCGCTCAACGCTGCGCGACTGCTGATCTCGACCCTGCGCGAGCGGCAATTGCCCGCGGGTGAGCAGCAACTGGTCGAGCGCGCGCACCAGGCCCTGGAGGGCGCCGAGGATCTGCTCACCGACCTGCTGGATATTTCGCGGCTGGATCAGGCTGCGATCAAGCCAGACCTTGACCTGTACCGCCTGGATGAGGTGCTGGCGCCGTTGGCCTCGGAATTCCAGCCGGTAGCCGAAGCGGCCGGGCTGAGCCTGCGGGTGCGCAGCGGTCGCCTGGCGGTACGCACCGACCTGCGCCTGCTTACGCGAATTCTGCGTAACTTCCTCAGCAATGCCTGCCGCTACACCGGGCACGGGCGCATTTTACTCGGCGCGCGGCGCCGTGGTGACAGTGTGCGCCTGGAAGTCTGGGACAGCGGCCGGGGGATTGCCGAAGACCGTCTTGAGTCGATCTTTCTTGAATTCAACCAGTTGGACGTTGGCCGCGCCGCTGACCGCAAAGGCGTCGGGCTGGGGTTGGCGATTGTCGAGCGGATTGCCCGCATCCTTGATTACCCGGTGCAGGTCCGCTCATGGCCGGGGCGCGGCTCGGTGTTCAGCATCGACGTGCCGCTGTCGAATGAGCGGCCCAGTGAGATGCCGCTGTCGACGCTGGCGCTGCCCAGTGTCGGTGATCCGTTGCCCGGGCGCCGCTTGTTGGTGCTGGACAATGAACTGAGCATCCAGCACAGCATGGCGGCGTTGCTGCAGCAGTGGGGCTGTGAAGTGCTGACCGCCTGTGACTATGCCGACGCCCTGGTGGTGCTTGAGGGGCAGGCGCCGGAGCTGATTCTTGCCGACTACCACCTTGATCATGGGGTAACTGGTTGTGAGGTGGTGCGGGATTTACGCCGGCATTTCGCCCAGAGCATCTTTGCCGTGATGATCACTGCCGATCGCAGCGACCAGAGCCGCCGGGCCATGCAGCGCCTGGGCGCACCCTTGCTGAACAAACCGGTGAAGCCCGGAAAGTTGCGCGCGGTGTTGAGCCAATTGCTCGGTTGA